The following coding sequences are from one Tissierellales bacterium window:
- a CDS encoding metalloregulator ArsR/SmtB family transcription factor, with protein sequence MEKLIKIFKVLSDETRLRIVSLLAEGDLCVCQIYGVLEESQPKVSKHLAKMRDLGIVNIKKQEQYVYYSLNRESETYSMIFDLISSQRESIERLKDDYKKLYKKDEILNSCNPR encoded by the coding sequence ATGGAAAAACTAATTAAGATATTTAAAGTATTATCAGATGAAACAAGGCTTAGGATTGTGTCACTTTTAGCTGAAGGAGATTTGTGTGTGTGTCAAATATATGGAGTGCTAGAAGAGTCACAACCTAAAGTTTCTAAACATTTAGCTAAAATGAGAGATCTCGGTATAGTTAATATCAAGAAGCAAGAGCAGTATGTATATTATAGTTTGAATAGAGAATCTGAGACATATTCAATGATTTTTGATTTGATTTCAAGCCAGAGAGAAAGTATTGAGAGACTGAAAGATGACTATAAAAAGTTATACAAAAAAGATGAAATATTAAATAGTTGCAATCCAAGGTAA